The proteins below are encoded in one region of Nitrospira lenta:
- the bluB gene encoding 5,6-dimethylbenzimidazole synthase — protein MTDHAFPEAWRRGLYETITRRRDMRAFLPDPIPNEILARILLAAHQAGSVGLSQPWNFLVVENREVRVQVRAHVEAERLRAAETFDQERREKYLSFKLEGILDAPLNLCVTCDQERFGPTVIGRNTIPETAVYSTCCAIQNLWLAARAEGVGVGWVSIMEPAVLRTILGIPERIVPVAYLCVGFVESFPERPIFESNGWLPRLPLHELVFHDRWDARPRSDLLRALETSRIDGAQATPAPIHSAEGRAQ, from the coding sequence ATGACGGATCATGCCTTTCCGGAAGCCTGGCGCCGCGGTCTGTACGAAACGATCACGCGCCGCCGCGACATGCGAGCGTTTCTCCCGGATCCCATTCCAAACGAGATCCTGGCCCGTATTCTCCTAGCAGCGCATCAGGCCGGGTCGGTTGGGCTCTCGCAGCCTTGGAACTTTCTTGTGGTCGAGAATCGTGAGGTTCGTGTGCAGGTGCGAGCCCATGTTGAGGCCGAACGGCTGCGCGCGGCGGAGACGTTCGATCAGGAACGCCGCGAGAAGTATCTCTCCTTCAAGCTGGAAGGGATCCTTGATGCGCCCCTCAATCTCTGTGTCACCTGCGACCAGGAGCGGTTCGGGCCGACGGTGATCGGGCGGAACACCATTCCAGAAACGGCGGTGTATAGCACGTGCTGCGCGATCCAAAACCTCTGGTTGGCAGCTCGGGCAGAAGGGGTTGGTGTCGGGTGGGTGAGTATTATGGAGCCGGCGGTCCTTCGCACGATCCTCGGAATTCCGGAACGGATTGTTCCGGTGGCCTATCTCTGCGTCGGGTTCGTGGAGAGTTTTCCTGAGCGGCCAATTTTTGAGAGTAATGGCTGGTTGCCACGACTGCCGCTTCATGAGTTGGTGTTTCATGACCGCTGGGACGCGCGGCCCAGGTCCGATCTCCTCCGTGCGCTTGAGACGAGCCGGATCGACGGAGCGCAAGCGACACCTGCACCGATACACTCCGCGGAAGGCAGAGCCCAATGA
- the cobA gene encoding uroporphyrinogen-III C-methyltransferase: MPTEPETRTGMVYLVGAGPGDPGLLTVRALELLRAADVVAYDELVSKAILSLVRSEAELLPVGRRHGEGAIGYRLHPEVLARVKAGRTVVRLKAGDPLIFGRGGEEAEELAEAGIPCTIVPGISSALGAAAYAGIPLTHRLHASDVTFLSGHDVEGSRSLTDWSKAASGKGTLVLFMAARKLSANLQRLIQAGRSAETPAAYIASATTSEQNVIVGTLATLPEKIQHVDLAIPALVIVGDVVGLRERIAWFERRPLAGRRLLVARARSGRSAMADDLRALGAEVLESPEVEAVSLSGGSPLDTALARLYEFCGIVFGCAAGVDAVLSHGPTLDLPVIAVGAAAAQALSRHGLAAEVSLRGACQEAVEEQSSFFQKGRFLLVTAEGGRPNLYNELTKVGAEVEAVAAYRYVHRMPTSPLLPIDLVVLPSSSATRTVLSGDFGKALLGLPMAAIGPQTEAAARQCGAQSVSLAKEDTVASLVSLVVSMVGKL, from the coding sequence GTGCCGACTGAGCCGGAGACTCGAACAGGCATGGTGTATCTGGTCGGGGCAGGACCGGGTGATCCAGGGTTGCTCACGGTCCGTGCGCTGGAATTGCTGCGTGCCGCAGATGTCGTGGCCTACGATGAGTTGGTCTCGAAAGCCATTCTTTCGCTCGTCAGGTCGGAGGCTGAGCTGTTGCCGGTGGGCCGGCGTCATGGTGAGGGCGCGATAGGCTATCGATTGCATCCGGAGGTGTTGGCTCGCGTCAAGGCCGGCCGCACGGTCGTGCGATTGAAGGCGGGGGATCCGCTCATCTTCGGACGAGGCGGAGAGGAAGCGGAGGAATTGGCGGAAGCGGGTATTCCTTGCACGATCGTGCCAGGCATTTCCTCGGCTCTTGGCGCCGCTGCCTATGCAGGCATTCCGCTGACCCATCGGCTGCATGCGTCCGATGTGACCTTCCTGAGCGGCCACGATGTCGAGGGGAGCCGGAGTCTCACTGATTGGTCCAAGGCGGCCAGCGGCAAGGGCACGCTGGTACTCTTCATGGCGGCCCGAAAACTTTCCGCGAATCTTCAGCGACTGATTCAGGCTGGCCGCTCCGCTGAGACTCCCGCTGCCTATATCGCTTCCGCCACCACTTCGGAACAGAACGTCATTGTCGGAACCCTGGCGACGCTTCCGGAAAAAATACAGCACGTTGATCTTGCTATTCCGGCCCTCGTCATCGTCGGCGACGTCGTTGGATTGCGTGAACGGATTGCCTGGTTCGAGCGCCGGCCTTTGGCGGGACGCCGCCTGCTGGTCGCCCGCGCGCGCTCTGGCCGCTCTGCCATGGCTGATGACCTCCGCGCGCTCGGTGCCGAGGTGCTGGAAAGTCCCGAGGTCGAAGCGGTCTCTCTCAGTGGAGGGTCTCCCCTCGATACCGCGCTAGCTCGCCTCTATGAATTCTGCGGCATCGTCTTCGGCTGCGCGGCTGGTGTCGATGCGGTCTTGTCCCATGGTCCCACCCTCGATCTGCCGGTTATTGCAGTCGGGGCAGCAGCGGCGCAGGCGTTGTCACGCCATGGCCTCGCTGCCGAAGTTTCGCTGCGAGGCGCCTGTCAGGAAGCGGTGGAAGAGCAGTCGTCGTTTTTTCAGAAGGGGCGATTCCTTCTCGTAACAGCGGAGGGGGGGCGCCCCAACTTATACAACGAACTCACGAAGGTCGGCGCGGAGGTCGAAGCGGTGGCTGCCTATCGGTATGTGCACCGGATGCCGACCTCTCCCTTGCTGCCAATCGATCTTGTGGTGTTGCCCAGCTCCTCGGCGACTCGTACCGTACTGTCTGGAGACTTCGGCAAGGCTCTGTTGGGCCTGCCGATGGCGGCGATTGGGCCTCAGACCGAAGCAGCGGCGCGCCAATGCGGGGCTCAATCTGTATCGTTGGCGAAAGAGGATACTGTGGCCTCGTTGGTCTCGCTTGTGGTGTCGATGGTGGGGAAACTATGA
- the cobM gene encoding precorrin-4 C(11)-methyltransferase — protein MRVYIIGAGPGDPKLLTLRGAELIASCPVVLYTGSLVPKEVIARARADAKVMDSSGMTLEQIVEVIVAARDTDQDVARVHTGDPMIFGSTAEQMRRLMELGIGYEIIPGVSSFTAAAAALGRELTLPELSQTVILTRAEGRTSMPEGEKLEALAKHQATLALFLSITLLKDVVRDLTPSYGADCPVAVVHKASWPDQVIVTGTLADIADKVRAAKLNSTSMVLVGRVLTATEFANSKLYDPEFTHRFRKGEPAVKTQGEMRAD, from the coding sequence ATGCGTGTTTATATCATTGGAGCGGGTCCGGGCGATCCCAAACTGCTCACGCTTCGCGGAGCGGAGTTGATCGCGTCTTGTCCCGTCGTGCTCTACACAGGCTCGCTGGTCCCCAAGGAAGTCATCGCCCGTGCCAGGGCTGACGCGAAGGTGATGGACTCGTCGGGGATGACGCTCGAACAGATCGTCGAGGTGATCGTGGCCGCCCGCGATACGGACCAGGATGTGGCGCGGGTCCATACGGGTGATCCGATGATCTTCGGGTCCACTGCCGAGCAGATGCGCCGGTTGATGGAGTTGGGGATCGGCTACGAGATTATTCCCGGTGTCTCCTCCTTCACCGCGGCGGCGGCGGCGTTGGGCCGAGAACTCACCCTGCCGGAACTGTCTCAGACGGTGATTCTGACCAGGGCGGAGGGGCGGACCTCGATGCCGGAGGGAGAAAAACTGGAAGCCCTGGCGAAGCATCAAGCAACCTTGGCGCTATTTTTAAGTATCACGCTCCTCAAGGATGTCGTTCGTGATTTGACTCCGTCGTATGGAGCCGATTGTCCCGTGGCGGTGGTGCATAAGGCGTCGTGGCCGGATCAGGTGATTGTCACAGGGACCCTGGCGGATATTGCCGACAAAGTGAGAGCGGCCAAGCTCAATTCGACCTCGATGGTGTTGGTGGGGCGTGTGCTCACGGCGACCGAGTTTGCCAATTCGAAGTTGTACGATCCGGAGTTTACCCATCGGTTCCGGAAGGGCGAGCCGGCGGTGAAGACGCAAGGAGAGATGCGTGCCGACTGA
- a CDS encoding precorrin-3B C(17)-methyltransferase has translation MALVGRLAGAILAETEGQFFLVGNPKEPCDFVAVGFESPGVIDAMVRPFIRLSPLRPVQIPQPYVTMNVEGEVLVRLLVGRFVIQRNGSVSDRLWRLVTDPKQENRAVPGGTIDARWLGEIPAEIWQIVRETVLKCT, from the coding sequence ATGGCGCTGGTCGGACGTTTAGCCGGAGCCATTCTGGCCGAGACGGAAGGACAGTTCTTTCTGGTGGGCAATCCCAAGGAGCCCTGCGATTTCGTCGCGGTGGGGTTCGAGTCTCCTGGCGTGATCGATGCCATGGTGCGGCCCTTTATCAGGCTCTCGCCCCTTCGCCCGGTTCAGATTCCGCAACCGTACGTGACCATGAACGTCGAGGGAGAAGTCTTGGTTCGGTTGCTGGTCGGTCGGTTCGTCATCCAGCGGAATGGATCGGTGAGCGATCGCCTTTGGCGTTTGGTGACCGATCCCAAGCAGGAAAACCGCGCGGTGCCTGGCGGCACGATCGACGCGCGGTGGCTAGGCGAAATTCCGGCAGAGATTTGGCAAATTGTGCGAGAGACCGTGTTGAAGTGTACGTAA
- a CDS encoding cobalt-precorrin 5A hydrolase has translation MTAERTPFAVYAITKHGIAIASRLLPHLSGADLFVSEKLIASAPAGALRLPLPMGPTLIETFSAYDCHIFIISVGAVVRMIAPLLKNKKVDPAVVCIDDAGRFSICVLSGHVGRGNIFTERVATALGAHSVVTTASDAIGTLTVDILGRDLGWTLDDADRNVTRGCAAVVNATKVLFVQETGEPDWWPAEKPLPEGVRYATSLEGVDPEAFEILLIATDREIGLSHPAHWKNAVIYRPKSLVLGIGCDRGTAPDLVERGVLALLAKQGLSPKSVKELATIDVKKDEPALLALSEKYGWPLRTYPPEQLDVVPGIQNPSETVKQHVGSRGVSEPAALLGAGAEELLVPKQIYTEPGAGRSMTLAVARRAFVKRQMEVSRL, from the coding sequence ATGACCGCCGAACGTACACCGTTTGCCGTCTATGCCATTACGAAGCATGGGATTGCGATTGCCTCCCGCTTGCTGCCGCACCTGTCCGGCGCGGACCTCTTCGTCTCGGAGAAGCTGATCGCCTCGGCGCCGGCCGGTGCGCTACGCTTGCCGCTCCCGATGGGCCCGACGTTGATCGAGACCTTTTCTGCGTACGATTGCCATATTTTCATTATCAGTGTTGGGGCGGTGGTGCGGATGATCGCGCCGCTCTTGAAGAACAAGAAGGTCGATCCGGCGGTGGTCTGTATCGACGACGCAGGGCGTTTTTCGATCTGTGTCCTGTCCGGTCACGTCGGCCGCGGCAATATCTTTACTGAACGGGTCGCGACCGCCTTGGGCGCGCACTCAGTCGTGACGACCGCGTCCGACGCGATCGGCACCTTGACGGTGGATATTTTGGGCCGCGACCTTGGGTGGACGCTTGATGATGCAGACCGTAACGTGACGAGAGGCTGCGCCGCGGTGGTGAATGCGACCAAGGTGCTCTTCGTGCAGGAAACGGGAGAGCCGGACTGGTGGCCGGCTGAGAAGCCCTTGCCGGAAGGGGTTCGTTACGCCACCTCGCTGGAGGGAGTGGACCCGGAGGCATTTGAAATTCTTTTGATCGCCACGGATCGCGAGATCGGCTTGTCTCATCCGGCCCATTGGAAGAACGCCGTGATCTATCGTCCAAAGAGTCTCGTGCTGGGGATCGGCTGCGACAGGGGCACGGCTCCCGATCTGGTGGAGCGGGGAGTCCTGGCCCTCTTGGCCAAACAGGGCCTCTCCCCCAAGTCGGTGAAAGAGCTGGCGACGATCGACGTGAAGAAGGATGAGCCGGCATTGCTGGCTTTGAGCGAGAAATATGGCTGGCCGTTGCGCACCTATCCGCCGGAGCAATTGGACGTGGTGCCTGGTATCCAGAACCCATCGGAGACGGTGAAACAGCATGTCGGTTCGCGCGGAGTTTCGGAGCCCGCTGCATTGCTCGGAGCAGGGGCGGAGGAGCTCCTCGTGCCCAAGCAGATTTATACGGAGCCGGGAGCGGGACGATCGATGACCTTGGCCGTGGCGCGGCGGGCCTTTGTGAAACGGCAGATGGAGGTGAGCAGGCTATGA
- the cobI gene encoding precorrin-2 C(20)-methyltransferase, with the protein MNYGTLYGVGVGPGAPDLITLRALTVLKQAQVLALPRSSDYGESMAWKILKPTLGEIPGQERMFLTFPMNKDPERLRPAWDVAFTAIGERLEKGLSVAFATEGDPSLFSTFIYLRREAPLRWPGIRIEVVPGVSSIMAVPSVTGIPLADGQERIAILPASYGVEDLSQVLELFDTVVLMKMGTEIPKVVEALEQQGLTDRAVYVSKATMAEQRIVRDIRTIQTERGDCFAMMIVSRKERSGLLAGVVPATPRPASRETGA; encoded by the coding sequence ATGAACTACGGAACATTATATGGAGTCGGGGTCGGTCCCGGTGCGCCGGATCTGATCACGCTGCGTGCGCTCACTGTGCTGAAGCAGGCGCAGGTCCTTGCCCTGCCGCGCAGCTCCGATTACGGAGAGTCGATGGCCTGGAAGATCCTCAAGCCAACTCTGGGCGAGATTCCTGGACAGGAACGGATGTTTCTGACGTTCCCGATGAACAAGGACCCGGAGCGATTGCGGCCTGCCTGGGATGTAGCCTTCACGGCCATCGGGGAGCGTCTGGAAAAAGGGCTGTCGGTTGCCTTTGCGACGGAAGGAGATCCGTCGCTCTTTAGCACCTTCATTTATCTGCGTCGGGAGGCTCCGCTGCGCTGGCCTGGCATCCGCATCGAAGTCGTTCCTGGTGTGTCGTCGATTATGGCGGTGCCCTCCGTGACCGGCATTCCTCTGGCCGACGGGCAAGAGCGGATCGCCATCCTCCCCGCGAGCTACGGAGTCGAGGATTTGAGTCAGGTGCTGGAACTGTTCGACACCGTCGTCTTGATGAAGATGGGCACCGAGATCCCCAAGGTCGTTGAGGCGCTGGAGCAGCAGGGTCTGACCGACCGGGCGGTCTATGTGTCGAAGGCCACGATGGCTGAACAGCGGATCGTTCGGGACATCCGCACGATCCAAACCGAGCGGGGCGATTGCTTTGCGATGATGATCGTGTCGCGCAAGGAACGGAGCGGATTGTTGGCTGGTGTGGTCCCGGCCACGCCGCGCCCGGCTTCCAGAGAGACCGGGGCATGA
- the cbiE gene encoding precorrin-6y C5,15-methyltransferase (decarboxylating) subunit CbiE encodes MSSRRAITLIGIGDDGCASLTSRAVNAVMKAGVLVGGERHLEFFPQFQGEKIVLKGGVASVLDQVAELAEEQNVCVVASGDPLFFGIGSLVIKRLGTEHVEVLPQPSSMQWAFARAGLKWDDAAFVSLHGRSSEGFLTRLKGQAKVAIFTDEKNSPSVLAQCMVLHGETAWEAWVCENLGGPDEKVRRFDVAVLATCQDVGPLNVLLLVRSDPSWRAPCTIPFLHEDQFAKRMPKKGLITKREVRLLSLAAMGIRPDSVVWDIGAGSGSVSIEAALLAPKGLVYAIEVDPEGVEICRENLLAHAVDNVRVIAGRAPEALTGLEAPDAVFIGGSKGSMEEIIDVVMDQLQPGGRLVVNAITLENVAETYQTLRKRGLVPEVTLLQVSRAEPLAHYLRYEALNPIQIFAVEKPSQIGAVS; translated from the coding sequence ATGAGTTCACGGCGCGCCATTACTTTGATCGGGATCGGGGACGACGGCTGTGCGAGCCTGACGAGCCGCGCCGTGAATGCGGTCATGAAGGCGGGGGTGCTCGTGGGGGGCGAGCGCCATCTTGAATTTTTCCCGCAGTTTCAGGGCGAGAAGATTGTCCTCAAGGGCGGCGTGGCGTCGGTGCTCGACCAGGTGGCGGAACTGGCAGAGGAACAGAATGTCTGTGTGGTGGCGTCCGGCGATCCTTTGTTTTTCGGCATCGGCAGCCTGGTGATTAAGAGGCTAGGCACCGAGCATGTCGAGGTACTGCCTCAGCCCAGTTCGATGCAGTGGGCCTTTGCGCGAGCCGGATTGAAGTGGGACGATGCTGCGTTTGTCTCCTTGCATGGCCGCTCGTCCGAGGGATTCCTGACCAGGCTCAAGGGCCAGGCGAAGGTGGCGATTTTCACCGATGAAAAGAATTCGCCATCGGTGTTAGCTCAGTGCATGGTCCTACATGGAGAGACTGCCTGGGAGGCCTGGGTCTGTGAGAATCTTGGCGGTCCGGATGAAAAGGTTCGGCGATTCGACGTAGCGGTGCTTGCTACTTGTCAAGATGTCGGGCCGCTCAATGTGCTGTTGCTCGTCCGCTCCGATCCCTCCTGGCGCGCTCCCTGCACCATTCCGTTCCTCCATGAGGATCAATTCGCGAAGCGGATGCCGAAGAAGGGCCTCATCACGAAGCGTGAAGTGCGATTGTTGTCGCTGGCCGCGATGGGGATTAGACCGGACAGTGTGGTCTGGGATATCGGGGCCGGTTCCGGATCTGTGTCGATCGAGGCGGCGTTGCTGGCGCCAAAAGGCCTGGTCTACGCGATCGAGGTCGATCCGGAGGGCGTCGAGATCTGCCGCGAAAATCTGTTGGCCCATGCGGTGGACAATGTGCGCGTCATCGCGGGCCGAGCGCCGGAGGCGCTGACCGGTCTGGAAGCGCCCGATGCCGTCTTCATCGGTGGCAGCAAAGGGAGCATGGAAGAGATCATCGACGTTGTCATGGACCAGCTGCAACCGGGCGGCCGCCTGGTCGTGAATGCCATCACCTTGGAGAATGTCGCGGAGACCTATCAGACCTTGCGGAAGCGCGGGTTGGTGCCGGAGGTTACCTTGCTGCAAGTATCGCGAGCCGAGCCCTTAGCCCATTACCTTCGTTACGAGGCCTTGAACCCGATTCAAATTTTTGCCGTCGAGAAGCCCAGTCAGATAGGAGCGGTCTCATGA
- a CDS encoding precorrin-8X methylmutase: MNDMRQMTALGRSIEDGSFAIIDQEAGPHDFRPDEWEVVRRVIHATADFEFKTLMRFHPDAMRAGVVALQGGCPLLVDVKMISAGLNEERLSSYGCKVYSFISDADVIATAKANNSTRAIEAMKKAHRLTLLDGAVVAIGNAPTALLELARLIREEGAKPALIIGVPVGFVSAAESKDVTLELSTPFIVARGRKGGSPIAVAIIHALLLLSAKTPA, translated from the coding sequence ATGAATGATATGAGGCAGATGACCGCGCTCGGGCGGAGTATTGAGGATGGCAGTTTCGCGATCATTGATCAGGAAGCAGGTCCGCACGATTTCAGGCCGGATGAATGGGAAGTGGTGCGCCGGGTGATCCATGCCACGGCGGATTTCGAATTTAAGACCCTGATGCGATTCCATCCCGATGCGATGCGCGCCGGGGTGGTGGCTCTTCAAGGAGGCTGCCCTCTCTTGGTCGATGTGAAGATGATTTCTGCCGGCCTGAACGAAGAGCGGCTGTCTTCCTATGGGTGCAAAGTCTATTCGTTTATTTCGGACGCAGACGTGATCGCGACGGCCAAGGCCAACAACTCGACGCGCGCGATTGAGGCCATGAAAAAGGCGCATCGCCTCACGCTGCTCGATGGAGCGGTGGTGGCGATCGGCAATGCTCCGACCGCGTTATTGGAGCTGGCCCGTTTGATTCGCGAGGAGGGAGCGAAGCCGGCTCTCATCATCGGCGTGCCGGTTGGGTTCGTGTCGGCGGCTGAGTCGAAGGACGTGACGCTGGAGCTCTCGACTCCCTTTATCGTGGCGCGCGGCCGCAAGGGGGGCAGCCCCATCGCCGTTGCGATCATCCATGCCCTGTTGCTCCTCTCGGCAAAGACGCCGGCATGA
- a CDS encoding cobalt-precorrin-5B (C(1))-methyltransferase — protein sequence MDKSVPPKDRKGLRTGFTTGACAAAAAKAAARCLVKGAMLSEIETTLPNRTRVTFALARCERLENRAICSIIKDAGDDPDCTHGAELTAEVELRTEPGIEIRGGQGVATVTKTGLGLEIGGPAINPVPRRNITEMVGEELAGAPYGGAVVTISVPGGEEMAKQTTNARLGLLGGISILGTTGIVRPYSTAAFKASVMQEIDVAAAGGLRELVLTTGGKSEQYAMALYPQLPEQAFIQVGDFIGVGVKQCAKRGIVRAIIVGMMGKLSKMANGKMQTHAAGSEVDMEFLASLAAELSASDELVAAIRQANTARHVLELCREAGLVGITSLVCKRVVEHCQVHAGGTLAVETCLVDFGGSLLGRYPEVQT from the coding sequence ATGGATAAGAGCGTACCGCCGAAAGATCGAAAGGGGTTGCGCACCGGGTTCACCACCGGCGCATGCGCCGCAGCGGCTGCCAAGGCCGCGGCTCGCTGTCTCGTGAAGGGTGCCATGCTGTCTGAAATTGAAACGACCTTGCCGAATCGGACACGCGTCACGTTCGCGCTCGCCCGTTGCGAGCGGCTGGAGAACCGTGCGATTTGCAGCATCATCAAGGATGCAGGCGACGATCCCGACTGTACGCATGGAGCCGAGTTGACGGCGGAAGTCGAGTTGCGCACCGAACCAGGCATCGAGATCAGGGGAGGTCAGGGCGTGGCCACGGTCACCAAAACCGGGTTGGGTTTAGAGATCGGCGGGCCTGCGATCAACCCGGTCCCGCGGCGCAATATCACGGAGATGGTGGGAGAAGAACTCGCCGGCGCTCCCTACGGAGGCGCAGTCGTGACGATCAGTGTGCCGGGCGGTGAAGAGATGGCCAAGCAGACCACCAACGCGCGGCTCGGCCTCCTGGGCGGCATCTCCATCCTCGGCACGACCGGCATCGTGAGGCCCTATTCCACGGCGGCGTTCAAGGCGAGCGTGATGCAGGAGATCGATGTCGCAGCGGCCGGCGGGCTGCGCGAGTTGGTGCTGACGACCGGCGGCAAATCGGAACAGTATGCGATGGCCCTCTATCCGCAGTTGCCGGAACAGGCCTTTATCCAGGTGGGCGATTTTATCGGCGTCGGCGTCAAACAATGTGCGAAGCGAGGAATCGTGCGCGCCATCATCGTCGGGATGATGGGGAAATTGTCGAAGATGGCCAACGGCAAGATGCAGACGCATGCCGCCGGATCGGAAGTGGATATGGAATTTCTGGCGTCGCTGGCAGCCGAGTTATCGGCGTCGGACGAGTTGGTGGCCGCTATCCGCCAGGCCAATACGGCCCGCCATGTGTTGGAATTATGCCGCGAGGCAGGCCTCGTCGGCATCACGTCGTTGGTTTGCAAGAGGGTTGTCGAACATTGTCAGGTTCACGCGGGCGGCACGCTGGCGGTGGAAACCTGTCTGGTAGATTTCGGCGGCTCGTTGCTCGGTCGTTACCCGGAGGTTCAGACATGA
- a CDS encoding FAD-dependent oxidoreductase encodes MAVAKTARVVETERLGPDTLLLDLCAAEPLGFIGGQYLILDSRIVLPNGKAVKRAYSLLTGDAEQCRFQLAVKRIPDGLGSAFVHGLAAGTDVSFSGPWGKFFPREDVSGRTLILATDTGITAALGLLRATRFAPLLPQARLMWLRDSAEYFLPDEFVKNQVPVACGEVRIEAIPAVGHPERVPYASAMLCEVLSRGDLTQAFIAGDGVVNLALLDDLVAAGVAVSKEQVESFFNMPKKSA; translated from the coding sequence ATGGCCGTAGCGAAGACTGCCAGAGTGGTGGAAACCGAGAGGCTGGGGCCCGATACTCTGCTCCTCGATCTATGCGCGGCCGAGCCCTTGGGGTTCATCGGCGGACAGTACCTCATCCTTGATAGTCGAATCGTGTTGCCGAACGGCAAAGCCGTCAAGCGGGCCTACTCGCTCCTCACCGGCGATGCGGAACAATGTCGCTTTCAACTCGCGGTGAAGCGTATTCCCGATGGATTGGGTTCCGCCTTCGTGCACGGACTGGCAGCGGGAACGGACGTTTCGTTCAGCGGACCCTGGGGCAAGTTTTTCCCGAGAGAGGATGTCTCAGGCAGGACTTTGATCCTGGCGACGGATACAGGGATCACCGCTGCGCTGGGACTCTTACGCGCGACCCGTTTTGCGCCGTTGCTCCCTCAGGCCCGGCTCATGTGGCTGCGCGACTCGGCGGAGTATTTTCTCCCGGACGAGTTCGTGAAGAATCAGGTTCCCGTGGCTTGTGGCGAGGTGCGAATCGAGGCGATTCCCGCAGTTGGTCATCCGGAGCGGGTTCCTTATGCCAGCGCCATGCTTTGTGAAGTGTTGTCGCGTGGCGATCTCACTCAGGCCTTCATTGCGGGCGATGGAGTCGTGAACCTGGCATTGCTCGACGATTTGGTGGCGGCAGGAGTGGCCGTGAGCAAGGAACAGGTGGAGTCGTTCTTCAATATGCCGAAGAAGTCCGCATGA
- a CDS encoding DUF3209 family protein, which produces MACHEIAGLRLGLMEVLGVKNEAERQHELAELGTGADQPGPIRSMCGAKDLATLKQFYETAVAALEERVSATRADDPKLPYLRTLVVLTKKVDLDLAHQIEGLTHLYRDLDEMHDFVHEIYPAE; this is translated from the coding sequence ATGGCCTGTCATGAAATCGCAGGGTTGCGGCTAGGTTTGATGGAAGTGTTGGGAGTGAAGAACGAAGCCGAACGGCAGCATGAGTTGGCGGAGCTGGGGACCGGGGCCGATCAACCGGGGCCGATTCGTTCCATGTGCGGCGCCAAGGACTTGGCCACGCTCAAGCAGTTTTATGAGACGGCGGTAGCTGCGCTTGAAGAGCGCGTGTCTGCCACCCGCGCCGACGATCCGAAGCTGCCCTATCTGCGTACGCTGGTGGTGCTCACGAAGAAGGTCGATCTCGATCTGGCCCATCAGATCGAAGGGCTCACTCACCTCTATCGCGATCTCGATGAGATGCATGACTTTGTTCATGAGATTTATCCGGCGGAGTAG